A genomic window from Ascaphus truei isolate aAscTru1 chromosome 1, aAscTru1.hap1, whole genome shotgun sequence includes:
- the LOC142498799 gene encoding purpurin-like: MKYFNYVFIAVLITILEQCKAQTCVVDSLSVKENFELKRYGGKWYAVSKKNPEGLFLQDNISAEYTLEEDGTMSASSKGRVKLFGFWLICADMAAQYSVPDPTIPAKMYMTYQGLASYLSSGGDNYWVIDTDYDNYAITYACRTMKEDGTCKDGYSIIFSRNPRGFSPAIQRIVRQKQEEMCMTGQFQPVLQTGAC; this comes from the exons ATGAAGTATTTCAACTATGTCTTCATTGCTGTTCTGATCACCATTTTGGAGCAATGCAAGGCTCAGACCTGCGTGGTGGATTCTTTGTCAGTGAAGGAGAACTTTGAGCTGAAGCGG TATGGAGGAAAATGGTATGCTGTATCAAAAAAGAACCCAGAAGGCCTGTTCCTGCAGGACAACATCTCTGCTGAGTACACATTAGAGGAAGATGGTACAATGTCCGCATCCTCTAAAGGCCGAGTGAAACTTTTTGG GTTCTGGCTCATCTGTGCAGACATGGCAGCTCAGTACTCAGTGCCAGACCCTACTATTCCAGCTAAAATGTACATGACCTACCAAGGCCTGGCTAGCTACCTGTCAAGTGGAG GTGACAACTACTGGGTCATTGACACAGATTATGATAACTATGCAATAACGTATGCATGCCGCACTATGAAAGAAGATGGAACATGCAAAGATGGCTACTCCATTATCTTCTCCCGCAATCCACGTGGATTTTCACCAGCAATTCAGAGAATTGTTCGTCAGAAACAGGAAGAAATGTGCATGACTGGACAATTTCAGCctgttcttcaaacag GAGCCTGCTAG